The following proteins come from a genomic window of Vigna radiata var. radiata cultivar VC1973A unplaced genomic scaffold, Vradiata_ver6 scaffold_161, whole genome shotgun sequence:
- the LOC106779782 gene encoding IQ domain-containing protein IQM2 — MGISFSCPFAKYNDVEDGLDSVVVKSINFGNDEIKTPVRSVSFKKEDLEPTILKSLGSGKMTIETSVSFKRKDIDEIISTNTLSFEKEENMPIARTGKKIKEMDDMPLKSENQVETIQSALLNPSSPKHIAALKLQKVYKSFRTRRKLADCAILVEQSWWKLLDFAELKRSSISFFDIEKHETAVSRWSRARTRAAKVGKGLSKDDKAQKLALQHWLEAIDPRHRYGHNLHFYYDKWLRCQSREPFFYWLDIGEGKEVNLDKCPRFKLQQQCIKYLGPMERLAYEVVVEDGKFFYKQSGELLNTTGKDAHAKWIFVLSTSKTLYVGKKSKGSFQHSSFLAGGATSSAGRLVVEHGVLKAVWPHSGHYRPTEENFKEFISFLQENNVSLSDVKMDSVDEADELRSLRSGHLRSHSSEEDFTENMNGLEIEDTILEASAAEEKANLIQTERASAVMTPRPRQFQILGRELSNLEIPKRGGHVFEGLEKEVEGVEESCESLEMESDSVDEETTEEKKCCDDNDVESIPPESILKRINSHKEMKSYQLGKQLSCKWTTGAGPRIGCVRDYPCELQFRALEQVNLSPRSGSRYKSSFTPRNTTLLNSSLSNVASLCGDTSIEALHMAQRGEQNSSRSECSPLFRGTSVIPVIHTS; from the exons ATGGGGATATCCTTCTCATGTCCATTTGCCAAGTACAATGATGTGGAAGATGGCTTAGATTCTGTGGTTGTAAAATCCATCAACTTTGGCAATGATGAAATCAAGACTCCAGTACGATCTGTTAGTTTCAAAAAAGAAGATTTAGAACCCACCATTCTGAAATCTCTAGGTTCTGGAAAGATGACAATAGAGACATCAGTGAGCTTCAAAAGAAAAGACATCGATGAAATTATCTCCACCAACACTTTGTCATTTGAAAAAGAGGAAAACATGCCTATCGCAAGGACTGGCAAAAAGATCAAAGAAATGGATGATATGCCGCTCAAGTCAGAGAATCAAGTGGAAACTATCCAATCAGCACTTCTAAATCCAAGCAGCCCCAAACACATTGCTGCGCTTAAATTGCAGAAAGTGTACAAGAGCTTTCGTACCAGAAGAAAGCTAGCAGATTGTGCAATTCTTGTTGAACAAAGCTG GTGGAAGCTTTTAGATTTTGCTGAACTCAAGCGCAGCTCCATATCTTTCTTTGACATTGAGAAACACGAGACTGCAGTTTCTCGTTGGTCTAGAGCAAGAACTAGAGCTGCCAAG GTTGGGAAAGGTTTATCAAAAGACGATAAAGCTCAAAAACTTGCTTTACAGCACTGGCTTGAAGCG ATTGACCCACGCCATCGCTATGGACATAATCTACACTTCTATTATGATAAGTGGCTTCGGTGTCAGAGCAGAGAACCCTTCTTCTACTG GCTAGATATAGGAGAAGGAAAGGAAGTAAATCTTGACAAGTGCCCTCGTTTCAAACTTCAACAGCAGTGTATTAAATATCTGGGTCCG ATGGAAAGATTGGCATATGAAGTTGTTGTGGAGGATGGAAAGTTCTTCTACAAGCAATCAGGAGAACTCCTTAACACAACTGGAAAAGATGCACATGCCAAGTGGATCTTTGTCCTTAGCACATCCAAGACATTGTATGTTGGCAAGAAATCAAAAGGTTCATTTCAGCATTCTAGCTTCTTGGCTGGAGGAGCTACATCATCTGCTGGGAGACTAGTGGTTGAACACGGTGTCTTGAAG GCAGTTTGGCCACACAGTGGACATTATCGACCAACTGAAGAAAACTTTAAGGAATTTATTTCATTCCTTCAGGAGAACAATGTTAGCCTTTCAGATGTCAAG ATGGATTCAGTTGATGAGGCTGATGAATTACGTTCTCTGAGAAGTGGTCATCTTAGAAGCCACTCCTCTGAAGAGGACTTCACTGAGAACATGAATGGCCTGGAGATTGAAGATACCATTCTTGAAGCCTCAGCTGCAGAAGAGAAGGCCAATTTGATTCAAACTGAGAGGGCTTCAGCAGTGATGACACCTAGGCCAAGGCAATTTCAAATTCTTGGAAGAGAACTTAGCAATCTTGAAATACCAAAAAGGGGTGGTCATGTGTTTGAAGGACTAGAAAAAGAGGTAGAAGGTGTTGAAGAAAGTTGTGAAAGTTTGGAAATGGAATCTGACTCAGTTGATGAAGAAACAACAGAAGAGAAAAAGTGTTGCGATGATAATGATGTAGAAAGCATTCCACCAGAGTCCATACTGAAAAGAATAAACTCACATAAAGAAATGAAATCATATCAGCTGGGGAAGCAGCTATCATGCAAATGGACAACTGGTGCAGGACCACGCATTGGATGTGTGAGAGACTACCCTTGTGAGCTTCAGTTCCGAGCATTGGAGCAAGTTAATCTGTCTCCAAGAAGTGGATCACGCTATAAATCATCCTTCACTCCTAGAAACACCACTCTGTTGAACTCTAGTCTTTCAAATGTTGCAAGTTTATGTGGGGACACAAGTATTGAAGCACTTCACATGGCTCAAAGAGGTGAGCAGAATAGTTCAAGATCAGAATGCTCCCCTTTGTTCAGAGGAACATCAGTGATACCAGTTATTCATACTTCATGA